One region of Carassius carassius chromosome 41, fCarCar2.1, whole genome shotgun sequence genomic DNA includes:
- the LOC132122898 gene encoding TRPM8 channel-associated factor homolog codes for MAREQDYYTIMRGVQELDFQGNPVPSDLVLIGESAFPLAINPRGQVLMAASYYGQGRVVVLGHEEYLTRFPVLIKNALMWLMPCTGDGGIVGIQKKLRSVDENLNYCPIKTELGDFRNGLAVYITDAYSVESCAKDLIAFIKAGGGLIIAGQAWHWAATHPQENTIKNFPGNKVCSVAGIYFSEHYGEVGIFPVPRNIPSNWIAVSMGKYFKDDLKFLLEGVSEFDVRGGTIASEVLVHGPLAFPIAVTPDEKAFIAGAYYGQGRVILLSHESYIGRDSLSTFLINAIKWLDEGRKGVIGIIPSLQEAHTVLSKSGLDCQLTGFRKDLSVYVCTSYSDAQCAEIQDFVAEGGGLMIGGHAWYWAQTHCGCNVMTDYAGNRILNKMGLCLLDSTLGGGLYKAPEIENGCKEVYYFRSMLHRFAEHVRRGHELTNHEQSCLKHLGNDCASYLRMRSHDSAAYTSMVALLSDIVKKVGVPQVCSNCPVQSEKDRLMLHIGTEVYKVSPDPDALLPYIIKNRPNLPTVSNARVRISANTAAHEDWISTGLYISPGMKTCIAVPPEIVGKNWQVQLGCQTDNIDRLDVLKRAPVVHERFPLNTKMVQVCNLWGGLIYLIAPPQSKMDGVEIAVHVSVQAPYFKSGETSVADWVNRIRQAPAPWAELEFENIIITLESEYIRNLDCPDKVAKLWDTIMRSIADLAAKPGKFPRKERFVADVQISNGFMHSGYPIMMHSTSAPELVNVQEAYKSGLWGPIHELGHNQQRGVWEFPPHTTECTCNLWSVYVHEEVLGLNRSNAHPDMTLEKRQARTMKYCSGGKDLNSWCMWTALETYMQLQEKFGWDSFKKVFTAYNDMNGVPNDNAGKMNLYAETFSKVVNLNLCPFFKAWGWPIQTSTQEKISHLPEWSDHPLVQYA; via the exons ATGGCACGTGAACAGGACTACTACACTATCATGAGGGGGGTGCAGGAGCTTGATTTCCAAGGGAACCCAGTGCCCAGTGATCTTGTACTAATAGGTGAAAGTGCCTTTCCACTTGCCATAAATCCAAGAGGTCAGGTGCTGATGGCTGCATCTTATTATGGTCAGGGACGTGTGGTGGTGTTGGGACATGAGGAATACCTAACACGCTTCCCTGTCCTGATAAAGAATGCACTAATGTGGCTCATGCCATGTACTGGTGATGGTGGCATTGTAGGGATTCAGAAGAAATTACGTTCAGTAGATGAAAACTTGAACTATTGCCCTATCAAGACAGAGCTAGGAGACTTTCGGAATGGATTAGCTGTATATATCACAGATGCTTACAGTGTCGAGAGCTGTGCAAAGGATCTGATTGCTTTCATCAAAGCTGGGGGTGGCTTGATCATTGCTGGTCAGGCCTGGCATTGGGCTGCAACCCACCCACAAGAAAACACTATAAAGAACTTCCCAGGAAACAAGGTGTGCAGTGTTGCAGGAATTTACTTCTCGGAACACTATGGAGAAGTTGGCATCTTTCCTGTTCCAAGAAACATCCCTTCTAATTGGATTGCTGTATC TATGGGCAAGTACTTTAAAGATGACCTAAAGTTCCTGCTAGAAGGTGTGTCTGAGTTCGACGTCCGAGGTGGGACTATAGCATCTGAGGTGTTGGTGCACGGACCATTAGCATTTCCCATTGCAGTCACTCCAGATGAAAAAGCATTCATTGCTGGTGCCTATTATGGGCAAGGTCGAGTAATTCTTTTGTCACATGAAAGCTACATAGGTCGGGACTCTCTGTCCACTTTCCTGATCAACGCTATCAAGTGGCTTGACGAGGGTCGCAAGGGTGTTATTGGCATCATACCCAGCTTACAGGAAGCCCATACAGTACTGAGCAAATCTGGTTTAGATTGTCAGTTGACTGGTTTCAGAAAAGACCTAAGCGTCTATGTTTGCACTTCATACAGTGATGCCCAGTGTGCTGAGATCCAAGATTTTGTTGCTGAAGGCGGAGGTCTTATGATTGGGGGTCATGCCTGGTATTGGGCTCAGACCCACTGTGGCTGCAATGTGATGACCGATTATGCAGGAAATCGCATTCTTAATAAGATGGGTCTTTGTCTCTTGGACAGTACTTTGGGCGGGGGGTTATATAAAGCCCCAGAGATAGAGAATGGGTGTAAAGAGGTGTACTACTTTCGTAGCATGCTACATCGCTTTGCTGAGCATGTAAGACGGGGGCATGAACTGACGAATCATGAACAGAGCTGCTTGAAACATCTGGGCAATGACTGTGCCAGTTACCTTCGCATGAGATCTCATGACAGTGCTGCCTATACTTCAATGGTAGCACTTCTTAGTGACATAGTGAAGAAGGTAGGTGTTCCACAAGTGTGTAGTAACTGCCCTGTTCAGAGTGAAAAAGACCGCCTGATGCTCCACATTGGGACAGAGGTATACAAAGTGTCTCCTGATCCTGATGCCCTTCTTCCATACATCATTAAGAACAGACCTAACTTGCCGACTGTGTCTAATGCAAGGGTTCGGATCAGTGCCAACACTGCAG CTCACGAAGATTGGATAAGCACAGGCTTATATATTTCTCCTGGTATGAAGACTTGCATAGCAGTACCTCCAGAGATTGTTGGGAAAAATTGGCAG GTGCAGCTTGGTTGCCAAACGGATAACATTGATAGATTAGATGTTCTGAAACGGGCTCCTGTGGTCCATGAGCGATTCCCTTTGAACACAAAGATGGTCCAAGTCTGCAATCTATGGGGAGGGCTCATCTACCTAATAGCACCTCCTCAAAGCAAAATGGATGGGGTGGAAATTGCTGTGCATGTCTCAGTACAGGCTCCATATTTCAAGTCTG GAGAGACCAGTGTAGCTGACTGGGTGAACAGGATCCGTCAGGCACCTGCCCCCTGGGCGGAGCTTGAATTTGAGAACATCATCATAACTTTAGAATCAGAATATATAAGGAATCTGGACTGCCCTGATAAAGTGGCTAAACTTTGGGATACCATAATGAGAAGCATTGCTGACCTGGCAGCAAAGCCTGGCAAGTTCCCCCGTAAGGAGCGGTTTGTTGCAGATGTTCAGATCTCAAACG GTTTCATGCATTCTGGCTATCCCATCATGATGCACTCTACCTCTGCCCCAGAACTAGTAAATGTACAGGAAGCCTATAAAAGTGGTTTGTGGGGACCCATTCACGAGCTGGGTCATAACCAGCAGCGTGGAGTTTGGGAGTTCCCTCCACACACCACTGAGTGCACTTGCAACCTATGGTCAGTGTACGTACACGAGGAAGTGCTGGGTTTGAATAGGTCTAATGCGCATCCAGATATGACTCTAGAAAAACGTCAGGCTCGTACCATGAAGTATTGCAGTGGCGGTAAGGATTTAAACAGCTGGTGCATGTGGACGGCACTTGAGACTTACATGCAG cTTCAGGAAAAATTTGGCTGGGATTCTTTCAAGAAAGTTTTTACTGCCTACAATGATATGAATGGAGTGCCAAACGACAATGCAGGCAAAATGAATCTATATGCTGAGACCTTCTCTAAAGTGGTCAACCTGAATCTTTGCCCCTTCTTCAAAGCATGGGGTTGGCCCATCCAGACCAGCACACAAGAGAAAATCTCTCATCTCCCTGAGTGGAGTGACCATCCTTTGGTCCAGTATGCATAA